Proteins encoded by one window of Blautia argi:
- the rfbD gene encoding dTDP-4-dehydrorhamnose reductase: protein MKVLVTGVAGQLGHDVMNELAKRGYEGIGSDIKEVYSGISDGTAVETMPYVQMDITDRSCVEKILRKTKPDVVVHCAAWTAVDLAEDEDKKPLVHAINADGTKYIADVCKELDCKMVYISTDYVFDGQGTEPWLPDCKDYKPLNVYGETKLAGELAVSETLEKYFIVRIAWVFGKNGKNFIKTMLNVGKTHELLTVVDDQIGTPTYTLDLATLLVDMIETEKYGYYHATNEGGYISWADFAKEIFRQAVEAGHSEYEKVTVKPVTTAQYGASKAKRPFNSRLDKSKLAENGFTPLPTWQDAVKRYLKEIEF from the coding sequence ATGAAGGTTTTAGTTACAGGTGTTGCAGGACAGCTTGGACATGATGTGATGAACGAACTGGCAAAACGCGGCTATGAAGGCATTGGCTCTGATATCAAAGAAGTATACAGCGGCATTTCTGACGGAACGGCTGTGGAAACCATGCCTTATGTACAGATGGATATCACAGACCGCTCCTGTGTGGAAAAAATTCTGCGGAAAACAAAGCCTGACGTTGTGGTTCACTGTGCTGCATGGACGGCTGTGGATTTAGCCGAAGATGAAGACAAAAAGCCCCTTGTTCACGCAATCAATGCGGACGGAACAAAATACATTGCTGATGTCTGCAAAGAGCTGGACTGTAAAATGGTTTACATCAGCACAGATTATGTCTTTGACGGGCAGGGAACAGAACCCTGGCTGCCGGACTGCAAGGATTACAAACCATTAAATGTGTATGGAGAAACCAAGCTGGCTGGCGAATTGGCTGTGTCCGAAACACTGGAAAAATATTTCATTGTCCGCATTGCCTGGGTATTTGGCAAAAACGGCAAAAACTTCATCAAAACTATGCTGAACGTGGGAAAAACACATGAGCTGCTTACTGTTGTTGATGACCAGATTGGAACACCAACCTATACATTGGATTTGGCAACACTTCTGGTAGATATGATTGAAACAGAAAAATATGGCTACTATCATGCCACAAACGAAGGCGGCTACATCAGTTGGGCTGACTTTGCCAAGGAAATTTTCCGCCAGGCAGTGGAAGCCGGACATTCTGAATATGAAAAAGTAACCGTAAAGCCTGTCACCACAGCCCAATACGGTGCCTCTAAGGCAAAGCGTCCGTTTAACAGCCGCCTGGATAAGAGTAAGCTGGCAGAAAACGGCTTCACTCCTCTTCCAACCTGGCAGGACGCTGTGAAACGTTACTTAAAGGAAATCGAATTTTAA
- the rfbB gene encoding dTDP-glucose 4,6-dehydratase, which yields MTIIVTGGAGFIGSNFIFHMLDKYPDYRIVCLDCLTYAGNLSTLAPVMDNPNFRFVKESITDREAVYKLFEEEHPDMVVNFAAESHVDRSIENPEVFLDTNIKGTAVLMDACRKYGIQRYHQVSTDEVYGDLPLDRPDLFFTEETPIHTSSPYSSSKAGADLLVLAYHRTYGLPVTISRCSNNYGPYHFPEKLIPLMIANALNDKPLPVYGKGENVRDWLYVEDHCKAIDLIIHKGRVGEVYNIGGHNEMTNIDIVKIICKELGKPESLITYVADRKGHDMRYAIDPTKIHNELGWLPETKFADGIKKTIQWYLDNKEWWETIISGEYQNYYEKMYGNR from the coding sequence ATGACTATTATTGTAACCGGCGGAGCCGGATTTATCGGAAGCAACTTTATCTTTCACATGCTGGACAAGTACCCGGACTACAGGATCGTTTGTCTGGACTGCCTGACTTATGCAGGTAACTTATCCACACTTGCACCTGTTATGGACAACCCGAATTTCCGTTTTGTAAAAGAAAGCATTACAGACAGAGAAGCTGTTTATAAATTATTTGAAGAAGAACACCCGGACATGGTTGTAAACTTCGCTGCTGAAAGCCATGTTGACCGTTCTATCGAAAATCCGGAAGTATTCCTGGACACCAACATCAAAGGAACTGCCGTACTTATGGACGCCTGCCGCAAATATGGTATTCAGCGTTATCATCAGGTTTCCACTGACGAAGTATACGGCGATTTGCCATTAGACCGCCCGGACTTATTCTTCACAGAGGAAACACCGATTCATACCAGCAGCCCTTACAGCTCTTCCAAGGCCGGCGCAGACCTTCTGGTATTGGCTTATCACCGCACCTACGGTCTGCCTGTGACAATCAGCCGCTGCTCCAACAACTACGGTCCTTATCATTTCCCGGAAAAACTCATTCCGTTAATGATTGCCAATGCTTTAAATGACAAACCTCTTCCAGTATACGGAAAAGGTGAAAATGTCCGTGACTGGCTGTATGTAGAAGATCACTGCAAGGCCATTGACCTGATTATCCATAAAGGACGCGTAGGCGAAGTTTATAACATCGGCGGTCACAACGAAATGACTAACATTGATATTGTAAAAATCATCTGTAAAGAACTTGGCAAACCGGAAAGCCTGATTACTTATGTGGCAGACAGAAAGGGACATGACATGCGCTATGCCATTGACCCAACCAAGATTCACAACGAGCTGGGCTGGCTGCCGGAAACAAAATTTGCAGATGGCATCAAGAAAACAATCCAGTGGTATCTGGACAACAAAGAATGGTGGGAAACCATTATTTCCGGCGAATATCAGAATTACTATGAAAAGATGTATGGAAACCGCTAA
- the rfbA gene encoding glucose-1-phosphate thymidylyltransferase RfbA: protein MKGIILAGGSGTRLYPLTMVTSKQLLPIYDKPMIYYPLSVLMNAGIREILIISTPQDTPRFRELLGDGHQFGVQLSYAVQPSPDGLAQAFIIGEEFIGNDSVAMVLGDNIFAGHGLKKRLKAAVENAETGKGATVFGYYVDDPERFGIVEFNHEGKAISIEEKPEHPKSNYCVTGLYFYDNKVVEYAKNLKPSARGELEITDLNRIYLEDGSLNVELLGQGFTWLDTGTHESLVEATNFVKTIEDHQHRKIACLEEIAYLNNWITKEDVLKVYEVLKKNQYGQYLKDVLDGKYLDSLH, encoded by the coding sequence ATGAAAGGTATTATCTTAGCCGGCGGCTCAGGAACCCGCCTTTACCCTTTGACCATGGTAACTTCCAAGCAGTTACTTCCTATTTACGACAAACCTATGATTTACTACCCTCTGTCTGTGCTGATGAATGCAGGAATCCGTGAAATCCTCATTATCTCCACACCACAGGATACCCCACGTTTCCGGGAACTTTTAGGGGACGGTCATCAGTTCGGCGTACAGCTTTCCTACGCCGTACAGCCAAGCCCGGACGGACTGGCACAGGCCTTTATCATTGGTGAAGAATTTATTGGAAATGATTCTGTTGCCATGGTACTGGGTGACAATATTTTTGCCGGACACGGCCTGAAAAAGCGTTTAAAAGCAGCTGTGGAAAATGCAGAAACAGGCAAGGGCGCAACTGTATTCGGCTATTATGTAGACGATCCGGAACGTTTCGGTATTGTAGAATTCAATCACGAAGGCAAAGCGATCTCCATTGAAGAGAAACCGGAGCACCCGAAGAGCAACTACTGTGTTACAGGACTTTATTTCTATGACAACAAAGTCGTGGAATATGCAAAAAATCTGAAGCCAAGCGCCAGAGGCGAACTGGAAATCACAGACTTAAACCGCATCTATCTGGAAGACGGCAGCTTAAATGTAGAACTTCTGGGACAGGGCTTTACCTGGCTGGATACCGGAACACACGAAAGCCTTGTGGAAGCCACCAACTTTGTAAAAACCATTGAAGACCACCAGCACCGCAAAATTGCCTGTCTGGAGGAAATCGCCTACTTAAATAACTGGATTACAAAAGAAGATGTGCTGAAGGTTTACGAAGTATTAAAGAAAAACCAGTACGGTCAGTATTTAAAAGACGTTCTGGACGGAAAATATCTGGACAGCCTGCACTAA
- a CDS encoding PTS transporter subunit IIC, translating into MKEFLKRKNIIFSAKRYGIDALSAMAQGLFASLLIGTIISTLGEQLGIDILVTVGNYAKGATGAAMAISIGYALQCPPLVLFSLAAVGMAANELGGAGGPLAVLIVTIFAAEAGKLVSKETKIDIIVTPLVAIATGVLLSLWWAPAIGFAASSVGNAIMWATELQPFFMGILVSVIVGIALTLPISSAAICAALSLTGLAGGAAVAGCCAQMIGFAVMSFKENKWGGLFAQGIGTSMLQMGNIVKNPKIWLPPTLASAITGPIATCLFHMEMNGAAVASGMGTCGFVGQIGVYTGWVQDVASGVKAAITPMDWIGMLLVCFVLPAVLTWMIAIPFRKKGWIGENDLKLDL; encoded by the coding sequence ATGAAAGAATTTTTGAAAAGAAAGAATATTATCTTTTCGGCAAAAAGATACGGCATTGATGCCTTGAGCGCCATGGCGCAGGGATTGTTTGCTTCTCTGCTCATCGGTACGATTATCAGTACCCTGGGAGAGCAGCTTGGCATTGATATTCTGGTAACAGTGGGGAATTATGCCAAAGGGGCAACCGGAGCGGCTATGGCAATTTCTATCGGCTACGCACTGCAGTGTCCGCCTTTGGTGCTGTTTTCCCTGGCAGCAGTAGGTATGGCGGCCAACGAGCTTGGAGGTGCAGGAGGCCCGCTGGCAGTGTTGATTGTAACAATTTTTGCAGCAGAGGCAGGTAAACTGGTGTCCAAGGAAACGAAAATTGATATTATCGTAACCCCTCTTGTAGCAATCGCAACTGGTGTGCTGTTGTCACTGTGGTGGGCGCCTGCCATTGGCTTTGCGGCAAGCAGTGTGGGAAATGCCATTATGTGGGCAACAGAACTGCAGCCCTTCTTCATGGGAATCCTGGTATCAGTAATCGTGGGAATTGCTCTGACACTTCCTATCAGCAGCGCGGCCATCTGCGCGGCGCTTTCCCTCACCGGTCTGGCAGGCGGAGCGGCAGTAGCAGGCTGCTGTGCCCAGATGATAGGCTTTGCGGTGATGAGCTTTAAAGAAAATAAATGGGGCGGTCTTTTTGCACAGGGTATTGGAACCTCTATGCTTCAGATGGGAAATATTGTAAAGAATCCGAAAATCTGGCTTCCGCCTACTTTGGCCTCTGCTATTACAGGCCCCATTGCTACCTGCCTTTTCCACATGGAGATGAACGGAGCAGCGGTGGCTTCCGGAATGGGAACCTGCGGTTTTGTAGGACAGATTGGCGTATACACTGGCTGGGTACAGGATGTGGCCAGCGGTGTCAAGGCAGCCATTACACCTATGGATTGGATTGGCATGCTCCTTGTCTGCTTTGTGCTTCCGGCAGTGCTTACCTGGATGATTGCCATACCGTTCAGAAAGAAAGGCTGGATTGGTGAAAACGATCTGAAACTAGACTTATAA
- a CDS encoding helix-turn-helix transcriptional regulator: protein MKNDESIHLIENILKANYVPVYRFELPCKDPDVLDKGLRSHVLGLKNTAQFFEDLFEKATPGKIYFNTDLFQCTFVIMLMPDKKSVFYCGPVLFEKIQGERFEELFSTLSLSEVYHDSLESYYQQLSFQASYAMFESLFLELGRILYGDECEIIYSNADFFDHWNNTYKNYLRNTEKPFSNIDMIEQRYESENILINAVTSGRESRALEMTAQFGIHFLPQRASNAIRDVKDYTIILNTLLRKAAERAGVHPIHIDSYSNCNIAMLEKLTTVEQCVAAQRKIVLGYCRIVKEHQPKVHSPLLRRVLAYIETDLGADLTLKSLSEHLGVNASYLSSLFSKEMGISLTDYVNNLRISHAKILLENTEVPIKSIALRCGIGDIHYFTRLFKRITNMTPKAYRQSHLNLTQEHPEDL from the coding sequence ATGAAAAATGACGAATCCATTCATTTAATAGAAAATATACTAAAAGCAAACTATGTTCCTGTATATCGTTTTGAACTGCCATGCAAAGACCCGGACGTTCTGGACAAGGGACTCAGAAGCCATGTTCTGGGGCTTAAAAATACTGCACAGTTTTTTGAAGATTTATTTGAAAAGGCAACGCCGGGTAAAATTTATTTTAATACAGACCTGTTTCAATGTACCTTTGTAATTATGCTCATGCCGGACAAAAAATCTGTTTTTTACTGCGGACCGGTACTGTTTGAAAAAATTCAGGGTGAGCGGTTTGAGGAGCTTTTTTCCACTCTTTCTCTGTCTGAAGTCTACCATGATTCCCTGGAGTCATATTATCAGCAGCTCTCTTTTCAGGCATCTTATGCTATGTTTGAGAGCCTGTTTCTGGAACTTGGACGAATTTTATATGGAGATGAATGTGAAATTATATACTCCAATGCAGACTTTTTTGACCATTGGAACAACACCTACAAGAATTATTTAAGAAATACAGAAAAGCCTTTTTCCAATATTGATATGATTGAACAGCGTTACGAATCTGAAAATATTCTTATCAATGCGGTTACTTCGGGAAGAGAAAGCCGGGCGCTGGAAATGACCGCCCAGTTTGGTATCCATTTTCTCCCTCAGCGGGCTTCTAATGCTATACGCGATGTGAAAGATTACACTATTATTTTAAACACGTTGCTACGAAAGGCCGCAGAGCGAGCCGGGGTTCACCCCATACATATTGATTCCTATTCCAACTGCAATATTGCCATGTTGGAAAAGCTCACGACTGTTGAGCAATGCGTGGCTGCTCAGCGAAAAATTGTTCTGGGATACTGCCGGATTGTAAAGGAACACCAGCCAAAAGTACACTCTCCTCTTTTAAGGCGTGTACTTGCCTATATTGAAACAGACCTTGGGGCAGACCTGACCCTGAAATCCCTTTCTGAGCATCTGGGGGTCAATGCCAGCTATCTCTCTTCTCTGTTTTCTAAGGAAATGGGAATTTCTTTGACGGATTATGTAAACAACCTCCGCATTTCCCATGCCAAAATACTGCTGGAAAATACAGAGGTTCCCATTAAGTCCATTGCCCTGCGCTGCGGTATTGGAGATATTCACTATTTTACAAGGCTTTTCAAACGTATCACCAACATGACACCAAAAGCCTACCGCCAGTCACACCTGAATCTTACCCAGGAGCATCCGGAGGATTTATAA
- a CDS encoding glycoside hydrolase family 2 protein, whose amino-acid sequence MRNVINLNKDWAFIQQDAGLPQVMPSDWTKVDLPHTWNAIDGHDGNGSYDRGKYWYAKTFETPKQPLGGGKVFVEILAAGQQATVYVNGKEVVYHEGGYSTFRADITEVCKEEGENLLVVACDNARKESVYPQSADFTFYGGLYRGVNLISVPDAHFDLEYYGGPGIQVTPVPCDCGGAKFDIVSYVKEADENFTVLYSICDAEGKEVASACRPADSTAVTVYVPEVTKWDIDNPYLYTVTARLERRNETYDEISVRAGVRSFSCDPNKGFIINGVETPLRGVSRHQDQLYKGNALTREDHFEDARIIKELGANTIRLAHYQHSQDFYDACDEMGFVVWAEIPFISVMNNDLEAHQNCISQLKELIIQNYNHPSICFWGISNEILIGGISEQLVENHKELNALAKELDPSRLTTIAHVSMTPIEGPMHYITDTESYNHYFGWYGGKMEDNGPWLDNFHKIHPNICLGVSEYGCEGIITYHGPNPACKDYSEEYQALYHEHMAKVLDERPWIWSSHVWNMFDFGCAARDEGGVAGRNNKGLVTMDRKIKKDSYYIYKAYWNKEPMVHLCGKRYAQRAGETTEIRVYSNQQTVTLFLNGEKVEEQTADKVFVFTVALKDGFNIITAQAGDLKDTMTLEKVEKEPEIYVLPEVNERAEGVANWFSTVGDMDLKAPMEFPEGMYSIKDSMEEIAKNPEALEIAAKAIKLTMNMTVVPGQGMWDMMKGMTLDRIGEMAGTLAPEGFVESLNGKLIKIKKGE is encoded by the coding sequence ATGCGTAATGTGATTAATTTAAACAAAGACTGGGCATTTATTCAGCAGGACGCCGGACTTCCTCAGGTTATGCCGTCTGACTGGACAAAGGTTGACCTTCCTCATACCTGGAATGCTATTGACGGACATGACGGAAACGGCAGCTATGACAGAGGAAAATACTGGTATGCCAAAACCTTTGAAACACCAAAACAGCCTCTTGGCGGCGGAAAAGTCTTTGTGGAAATTCTGGCAGCAGGACAGCAGGCAACTGTTTATGTAAATGGAAAAGAAGTGGTTTACCACGAAGGCGGATACTCAACCTTCCGTGCTGATATTACAGAGGTGTGCAAGGAAGAAGGAGAAAACCTTCTGGTTGTTGCCTGTGACAACGCAAGAAAAGAAAGTGTATATCCACAGTCCGCAGACTTTACCTTCTACGGCGGTCTGTACAGAGGTGTAAATCTCATCAGCGTACCGGACGCACACTTTGATTTGGAATATTACGGAGGTCCGGGAATCCAGGTGACACCTGTTCCATGTGACTGCGGCGGTGCAAAATTTGATATTGTTTCTTATGTAAAAGAAGCAGACGAGAACTTTACAGTACTGTATTCTATTTGTGATGCTGAGGGAAAAGAAGTGGCAAGCGCATGCCGCCCGGCAGACAGCACAGCGGTAACTGTTTATGTTCCGGAAGTAACAAAATGGGATATTGACAATCCATATCTCTATACAGTTACAGCAAGACTGGAAAGAAGAAATGAAACTTATGATGAAATTTCTGTACGCGCAGGTGTGAGAAGCTTTTCCTGTGACCCGAATAAAGGATTTATTATCAACGGTGTGGAAACGCCTCTTCGCGGTGTAAGCCGTCATCAGGATCAGCTTTACAAAGGAAATGCCCTGACAAGAGAAGATCACTTTGAAGATGCAAGAATCATCAAAGAACTGGGTGCAAACACCATTCGTCTGGCACATTATCAGCATTCACAGGACTTCTATGATGCATGTGATGAAATGGGATTTGTAGTATGGGCAGAGATTCCGTTTATCAGTGTGATGAACAATGACCTTGAGGCACACCAGAACTGCATCAGCCAGTTAAAAGAACTGATTATTCAGAATTACAATCACCCATCTATCTGCTTCTGGGGAATTTCCAATGAAATCCTTATCGGCGGTATTTCCGAGCAGTTAGTGGAAAACCATAAAGAATTAAACGCTCTGGCAAAAGAGCTTGACCCAAGCCGTCTGACAACTATCGCTCATGTATCCATGACACCGATTGAAGGACCAATGCACTACATCACAGACACAGAGAGCTACAACCACTACTTTGGCTGGTACGGCGGCAAAATGGAAGACAATGGCCCATGGCTTGACAACTTCCACAAAATTCACCCGAACATCTGCCTGGGTGTTTCCGAATATGGCTGTGAAGGTATCATCACTTATCACGGACCAAACCCGGCATGCAAGGACTACAGCGAAGAATATCAGGCATTATACCATGAACACATGGCAAAAGTATTAGATGAGCGTCCATGGATCTGGTCCAGCCATGTATGGAATATGTTTGACTTCGGTTGTGCAGCCCGTGATGAAGGCGGTGTGGCAGGAAGAAACAACAAAGGTCTTGTGACCATGGACAGAAAGATTAAGAAAGATAGCTACTATATTTACAAAGCATACTGGAATAAAGAGCCAATGGTTCATCTCTGCGGAAAACGTTATGCACAGCGCGCAGGTGAAACAACAGAAATCCGTGTATACTCCAACCAGCAGACGGTAACACTGTTCTTAAATGGAGAAAAAGTAGAAGAACAGACAGCAGACAAGGTATTTGTATTTACTGTAGCATTAAAAGACGGATTTAACATCATTACAGCGCAGGCTGGTGATTTAAAAGATACCATGACTCTGGAAAAGGTAGAAAAAGAACCGGAAATCTACGTTCTGCCGGAAGTCAATGAACGTGCAGAAGGTGTTGCAAACTGGTTCAGCACAGTAGGAGATATGGACTTAAAGGCTCCAATGGAATTCCCGGAAGGCATGTACAGCATTAAAGACAGTATGGAAGAAATTGCCAAAAATCCGGAAGCGCTGGAAATTGCGGCAAAAGCAATTAAACTTACCATGAATATGACGGTTGTTCCAGGCCAGGGCATGTGGGATATGATGAAGGGCATGACTCTGGACAGAATCGGTGAAATGGCAGGAACTCTGGCACCGGAAGGCTTTGTGGAAAGTCTGAATGGAAAACTGATTAAAATCAAAAAAGGAGAATAA
- a CDS encoding MFS transporter, protein MAKTNNSSVPAFGMKDRLGYMFGDFGNDFTFILSSMFMMKFYTDVMGISAGVVGMVMMIARFVDAFTDVTMGQIVDRSKPTKDGKFRPWIKRMCGPVAIASFLIYQSAFADMSYGFKLVWLIVTYLLWGSIFYTSINIPYGSMASAISSDPTDRTSLSTWRTIGSTLASLVIGTGTPLVAYVTVDGNPVLDGSRVTMIAGVFSVLAIICYILCFNLVRERVEVPANNQKLDLLGIGKSLVTNRALLGIIAAALLLLLAMLGMQGMTGYVFPNYYKNAGAQSVSSLVSSVAILVVCAPLASKLAAKFGKKELSIVSCLVGAGSFLLCLIVHPENVWVYIGFSTLAFIGLGFFNTVIWAMITDVIDDAEVKNGVREDGTVYAVYSFARKLGQAFSSGMIGGLLSLVGYTEKTAFDPVVIEGIFKISCIVPIVGLIAVALALIFIYPLNKKRVEENAAELARRRGEK, encoded by the coding sequence ATGGCGAAAACAAATAATTCTTCTGTTCCGGCATTTGGTATGAAGGACAGGCTCGGCTATATGTTTGGTGATTTCGGTAACGACTTCACCTTCATACTGTCCTCTATGTTTATGATGAAATTCTACACAGACGTTATGGGGATTTCAGCCGGAGTGGTAGGTATGGTCATGATGATCGCCCGTTTTGTAGACGCGTTTACAGACGTGACTATGGGACAGATTGTAGACCGCTCCAAACCAACCAAAGACGGGAAATTCCGTCCGTGGATCAAGCGCATGTGCGGACCTGTGGCAATTGCCAGTTTCCTGATCTATCAGTCAGCATTTGCGGATATGTCTTACGGATTTAAGCTGGTATGGCTGATTGTGACCTACCTTTTGTGGGGTTCCATTTTCTATACCTCCATTAACATTCCCTATGGTTCCATGGCGTCTGCGATTTCTTCAGACCCTACGGACAGAACTTCTCTGTCTACATGGAGAACCATTGGTTCCACACTGGCAAGCCTTGTCATCGGAACAGGTACACCTCTGGTTGCTTATGTAACAGTTGATGGAAATCCGGTTCTGGACGGAAGTCGTGTGACGATGATTGCAGGTGTGTTCTCTGTATTGGCAATCATCTGCTATATCCTTTGCTTTAACCTGGTTCGTGAACGTGTGGAAGTTCCGGCGAATAACCAGAAGCTGGATTTGCTGGGAATTGGAAAGAGCCTGGTTACAAACCGTGCGCTGCTGGGAATTATTGCTGCCGCACTTCTGCTTCTGCTGGCTATGCTGGGCATGCAGGGAATGACAGGCTATGTATTCCCCAACTACTATAAAAATGCAGGCGCACAGTCTGTTTCCTCTTTGGTCAGCAGTGTTGCCATACTTGTAGTATGTGCGCCTCTGGCAAGCAAGCTGGCAGCAAAGTTTGGCAAAAAAGAGCTTTCCATTGTATCTTGTCTGGTGGGTGCAGGAAGCTTCCTGTTGTGTCTGATTGTACACCCGGAAAATGTTTGGGTTTACATTGGATTCTCCACTCTGGCATTTATCGGACTTGGATTCTTTAACACAGTTATCTGGGCAATGATTACAGATGTTATTGATGATGCAGAGGTGAAAAACGGTGTCCGCGAGGATGGAACTGTCTATGCGGTATACTCTTTTGCAAGAAAACTGGGACAGGCATTTTCTTCCGGTATGATCGGTGGTCTGCTATCTCTGGTAGGGTATACAGAAAAAACGGCATTTGACCCGGTTGTTATAGAAGGAATTTTCAAGATTTCCTGTATTGTGCCAATTGTAGGTTTGATTGCTGTAGCGCTGGCGTTAATCTTTATTTATCCGCTGAATAAAAAGCGTGTAGAGGAAAACGCTGCAGAACTGGCTCGCCGTCGCGGGGAGAAATAA
- a CDS encoding Hsp20/alpha crystallin family protein, whose product MMMPSIFGESLFDDFMDFPFEREFFGRKNPLYGKNEKNIMKTDVRETEGTYELDIDLPGFKKDEVSAKLENGYLTISAAKGLDKDEQDKKGNYIRRERYAGSMSRSFYVGEQIHQEDIHAKFEDGILRLTVPKEVKKEVEENKYISIEG is encoded by the coding sequence ATGATGATGCCTAGTATTTTTGGAGAAAGTTTATTTGATGATTTTATGGATTTCCCGTTTGAAAGAGAATTTTTCGGAAGAAAGAATCCTCTGTACGGCAAAAACGAAAAGAACATAATGAAAACAGACGTAAGAGAAACAGAAGGAACCTATGAACTGGATATTGACCTTCCGGGATTTAAGAAAGACGAAGTATCCGCGAAACTGGAAAACGGTTATCTGACTATCAGCGCTGCAAAAGGTCTGGATAAAGACGAGCAGGACAAAAAGGGCAACTATATCCGCAGAGAACGCTATGCAGGCTCCATGAGCAGAAGCTTCTATGTAGGCGAACAGATTCATCAGGAAGACATTCATGCAAAATTTGAAGATGGTATCCTGAGGCTGACGGTTCCGAAAGAGGTAAAGAAAGAGGTAGAAGAAAACAAATATATTTCCATTGAGGGATAA
- a CDS encoding AfsR/SARP family transcriptional regulator: MANNLRVTVHRLKKMLSDTCLPEYEYIHIEKGLYKWESPIPLYIDALEFAKLVEQAKNETEKEKRAKLLLEACRLYRGEFLPGLSGEDWVIVLSVQYKKLYAYAMTEICEYLKEQKEYETILELTRTAVEIYPFDEYQTYRIDALIALNRYKEAHDYYEETSKMFFEELGITPSEKMMNQFHEMSSKMSRKYQDAEEIKEGLKEKSYENGAFYVQLPSFRDSYRLVRRLIERNGRSVFLMICSITDRQGRPMESREKLEVLSNNLHKAIKGSLRRGDFFTKYSPSQFLIMLVGTNRENCDIIYDRILGRFAENHKTWKQNLQYYVSSVADTESSNSHIRFQEKESYWK, encoded by the coding sequence GTGGCAAACAACCTGAGGGTAACAGTACACCGATTAAAGAAAATGCTGTCAGATACCTGCCTTCCTGAATATGAATATATTCATATAGAGAAGGGGCTTTATAAATGGGAGAGTCCGATTCCTCTGTATATTGATGCATTGGAATTCGCAAAACTGGTAGAGCAGGCAAAAAATGAAACAGAGAAGGAGAAAAGAGCAAAGCTTCTTTTAGAGGCCTGCAGGCTGTATCGGGGCGAATTTCTTCCCGGTTTGTCAGGGGAGGACTGGGTCATTGTACTCAGTGTTCAGTATAAAAAACTTTATGCTTATGCAATGACAGAGATATGTGAATATCTGAAGGAACAAAAAGAGTATGAAACAATCCTGGAACTGACTCGTACAGCGGTGGAGATTTATCCCTTTGACGAGTACCAGACCTATAGAATAGATGCCCTGATAGCATTAAATCGTTATAAAGAGGCACATGACTATTATGAAGAAACGTCAAAAATGTTCTTTGAAGAATTGGGGATTACGCCTTCAGAGAAAATGATGAACCAGTTTCACGAGATGAGCAGCAAAATGAGCCGGAAATACCAGGACGCAGAGGAGATTAAAGAAGGGCTGAAAGAAAAGAGCTACGAAAACGGCGCTTTTTATGTTCAGTTACCCAGCTTTCGTGACAGCTACCGCCTGGTAAGGAGGCTGATTGAGAGAAACGGGCGTTCCGTTTTTCTGATGATTTGTTCCATTACAGACCGGCAGGGAAGACCCATGGAAAGCAGAGAAAAGCTGGAAGTATTGTCCAATAATCTTCATAAAGCCATTAAAGGTTCTTTGCGTCGGGGTGATTTCTTTACCAAATACAGTCCTTCTCAGTTTTTAATTATGCTGGTAGGTACAAACAGGGAAAACTGCGATATTATTTATGACCGGATTTTGGGCAGATTTGCAGAAAATCATAAAACATGGAAACAGAACCTGCAGTATTACGTTTCTTCCGTAGCCGATACGGAGAGCAGTAATTCGCACATTCGGTTTCAAGAGAAGGAATCTTACTGGAAATAG